One genomic segment of Hevea brasiliensis isolate MT/VB/25A 57/8 unplaced genomic scaffold, ASM3005281v1 Scaf31, whole genome shotgun sequence includes these proteins:
- the LOC110633291 gene encoding putative receptor-like protein kinase At3g47110 encodes MSWLLITMAIINSLIYHRFSYHIFILIKEKKNMELTGTSLAAVWLSSIQHFPVLFLISVIMLCFQPAVCITKLGNETDRLALLEFKAKISNDPNGLFSSWNDSVHFCKWQGVTCGPNHQRVTSLNLQGFSLSGNISPHAGNLTFLRFLSLGDNRFHGEIPREVGHLFRLRFLNLTNNQLSGEIPGGISNCSELRVVSLMNNNLVGKIPAVLGSLKKLEILSFRKNSLTGEIPYSFGNLSSLQQILLTYNNLQGKIPTELGHLTSLTLFALGVNNLSGPIPPSLYNISSITTIETTYNQLSGSLPANIGLTLPNLQQLLLAENGFYGTIPESLANASQLWLIDISTNSFTGPIPINLGNLKGLEQLHVEFNFFGSNTSQDLSFLPSLANCSGLQQLYFDGNNIGGIISSSIGNLSTLVQLGLGRNPISGTIPEEVGNLVNLFRLDMDGNLLAGSIPISLGKIQKLERLTLNDNLLSGKIPVSLGNITKMYWLHLAGNKLEGNITPSLGSCKNLRFLDASRNKLTDIIPKQIFGLSSLSETLNLSQNSLTGPLPLEVGNLKSINALDVSENKFYGEIPWTIGDCSRLEILNMQGNFLQGPIPSSFTSLRGLQRIDLSRNNLSGNIPSELEKLIFLLYLNLSNNNFEGEVPKMGVFSNASAFSIIGNRNLCGGIPELQLPACPVKEEKHRRPSIVIIVTTTISSFLLLMIWTSLCFFYRRKWKKSPILLPFTMDTLPQISFKELLEATGGFSSENLIGQGSFGSVYKGSLDHQGKCFVAVKVLNLQQHGASKSFTAECKALKNIRHRNLVKILTYCSSIDFKGNDFKALVFTFMENGSLEMWLHPEENGYSQTRKLNFLQRLCIATDVASALHYLHDHCETPIVHCDLKPSNILLDSDTTAHVGDFGLARLLSQSNKNPSQSQSFSTGIKGTIGYMAPEYGVGSSVTTYGDVYSFGILLLEMLTGKRPTHDMFTNGLDLHNFVKATVPGQVMQVVDPTLFTPGKLGAATAAENMDDDESVEDSIQECIVSVLQIGLACSAEVPKDRMNMKDVTSKLNAIKDAFLHRDHKQV; translated from the exons ATGAGTTGGCTTCTTATAACAATGGCTATTATTAATTCTCTTATCTATCACAGATTTTCATACCACATTTTCAtcctcataaaagaaaaaaaaaatatggaaCTTACAGGCACAAGCTTAGCAGCAGTATGGCTTTCTTCAATCCAGCATTTTCCTGTGTTATTCTTAATTTCTGTAATCATGCTATGCTTCCAACCTGCTGTTTGTATCACTAAATTGGGAAATGAGACTGATAGGCTTGCTCTTTTGGAATTCAAAGCCAAGATAAGCAATGATCCAAATGGCCTCTTCAGCTCATGGAATGACTCTGTCCACTTCTGCAAATGGCAAGGTGTTACTTGTGGCCCCAATCATCAGAGAGTTACGTCTCTAAATCTGCAGGGGTTTAGCTTGTCAGGGAACATATCTCCACATGCAGGGAATCTCACCTTCTTAAGGTTTCTCAGCCTTGGAGACAACAGATTCCATGGAGAAATTCCTCGAGAAGTTGGTCACCTCTTCAGATTGAGATTTCTTAACCTGACGAATAACCAGTTGAGTGGTGAAATTCCAGGTGGCATCAGCAATTGCTCAGAGCTCAGGGTTGTAAGTTTGATGAATAACAACTTAGTGGGAAAAATCCCAGCAGTGCTAGGCTCTTTAAAGAAGCTTGAGATTCTTTCCTTTCGCAAAAATAGTCTCACAGGAGAGATCCCGTATTCGTTTGGAAATCTTTCATCCCTCCAACAGATTCTCCTAACTTATAATAATTTGCAGGGAAAGATTCCAACTGAATTGGGACACTTAACAAGCTTAACTTTATTTGCTCTCGGAGTTAATAATCTGAGTGGTCCAATACCTCCTTCCCTTTACAATATCTCATCTATCACTACCATTGAAACTACATATAATCAATTAAGTGGGAGTCTCCCAGCAAACATAGGCCTTACTCTTCCTAACCTGCAACAACTGCTCTTGGCCGAAAATGGATTTTATGGAACTATTCCAGAATCATTGGCCAACGCTTCTCAGCTTTGGCTTATTGACATATCTACCAACAGTTTCACGGGACCAATTCCGATTAATCTGGGAAATCTCAAGGGTCTTGAACAGCTTCACGTGGAGTTCAATTTCTTCGGCAGCAACACGAGTCAAGATTTGAGTTTTTTACCATCTCTGGCCAACTGCAGCGGTCTACAACAGCTATATTTTGATGGAAACAATATTGGTGGTATAATATCTAGCTCCATTGGCAATCTCTCTACCCTTGTTCAACTAGGCCTAGGACGAAATCCAATATCAGGAACAATCCCAGAAGAGGTAGGGAATCTTGTGAATTTGTTTCGATTAGATATGGATGGAAACCTTTTGGCAGGTAGCATTCCCATTTCTCTTGGAAAGATTCAAAAGCTGGAAAGGCTAACCTTAAATGACAATCTACTTTCTGGAAAAATCCCAGTGTCCCTGGGTAACATCACCAAAATGTATTGGCTTCATTTAGCAGGAAACAAATTAGAAGGAAATATAACCCCAAGTCTTGGAAGCTGCAAAAATCTTCGTTTCCTGGATGCATCAAGAAATAAACTCACGGACATCATACCCAAACAAATCTTTGGCCTTTCTTCTCTATCAGAAACTCTTAACCTATCACAGAACTCATTGACAGGTCCCTTACCCTTAGAAGTTGGCAACTTGAAAAGTATCAATGCATTAGATGTCTCAGAGAACAAATTCTATGGGGAAATTCCTTGGACAATAGGTGATTGTTCTAGGCTAGAAATCCTTAACATGCAGGGTAACTTCCTGCAAGGACCCATTCCCTCATCTTTTACTTCTTTGAGAGGTCTCCAACGAATAGATCTGTCCAGAAACAACTTGTCAGGAAATATTCCTAGTGAGTTAGAGAAGCTTATCTTCTTGCTATATTTGAATCTTTCAAACAATAATTTTGAGGGTGAGGTACCAAAAATGGGAGTTTTCAGCAACGCAAGTGCATTTTCAATCATTGGAAATAGGAATCTTTGTGGAGGTATCCCTGAATTGCAGCTGCCAGCATGCCCTGTCAAAGAAGAAAAACACAGAAGGCCTTCCATTGTCATAATCGTCACCACAACCATCAGTTCATTTCTCTTGCTCATGATATGGACGTCCTTGTGTTTTTTCTACAGGCGAAAGTGGAAAAAAAGTCCAATTTTATTACCTTTTACAATGGATACGCTTCCTCAAATTTCATTCAAGGAACTCTTAGAAGCAACTGGCGGATTCTCTTCAGAAAACTTAATTGGACAAGGAAGTTTTGGCTCAGTATATAAAGGAAGTCTTGATCACCAGGGGAAATGTTTTGTTGCGGTAAAGGTGCTCAACCTTCAGCAACATGGAGCTTCCAAGAGTTTCACTGCCGAGTGCAAAGCATTGAAAAACATCCGGCACAGGAATCTTGTTAAAATCTTGACGTACTGCTCCAGCATTGATTTTAAAGGCAATGATTTCAAAGCTCTAGTGTTTACATTCATGGAAAATGGTAGTTTGGAAATGTGGTTGCATCCAGAGGAAAATGGTTATAGTCAGACAAGGAAATTAAACTTTCTTCAAAGACTATGCATTGCCACTGATGTGGCTTCTGCCTTGCATTATCTTCATGACCATTGTGAAACACCAATCGTTCATTGTGACTTGAAGCCCAGTAATATTCTTCTTGACAGTGACACGACTGCTCATGTTGGTGACTTTGGATTGGCGAGGCTCCTTTCTCAAAGCAACAAAAATCCTTCTCAAAGCCAAAGTTTCTCAACTGGGATAAAGGGAACAATTGGCTACATGGCACCAG AATATGGAGTAGGCAGCAGTGTAACAACTTACGGAGATGTGTATAGCTTTGGAATCCTCTTGCTAGAGATGCTCACAGGAAAGAGACCAACTCATGATATGTTTACAAATGGCTTAGATCTCCACAACTTTGTTAAGGCTACGGTCCCAGGACAAGTCATGCAGGTTGTGGATCCCACGTTATTCACTCCAGGAAAATTGGGGGCAGCTACAGCAGCAGAAAATATGGATGATGATGAAAGTGTTGAAGATAGTATACAAGAATGTATTGTATCAGTCCTTCAAATTGGACTCGCATGCTCTGCGGAAGTGCCAAAAGATCGAATGAATATGAAAGACGTAACAAGCAAACTAAATGCCATCAAGGATGCTTTCCTTCATAGAGACCACAAACAAGTTTAG